From the Rhinopithecus roxellana isolate Shanxi Qingling chromosome 5, ASM756505v1, whole genome shotgun sequence genome, the window aataaaataaaattgtgatcATATCTGCCAAAAAAGTTGAACCAGCAACAGTATATGATAATGTTTTTTCCCCAACACTTTTGTCAACCCTGTGTATTACCAGTTCTCGGAAATTTTGCCATTTTGATAAATGAAGAATagtatcttaaattttttttctttccctgatgATGAGTGAGATGATGCATTTTCCACGAGTTTGCTGGACATCCGTAATAACCTTCCCTCTGAACTGTCCTTTCATACCCTCAGCCCATGTTTTGATTGGTTCGGGTTTTGGTTGAGTATTTACTGATTTGGAAGAGTACTTTTTGTCTTTAGAGATGTTAGCCTTCTGccttcttccttgttttctaaTTGCATTGGAACTATAATTATTAGACCAAATTATGTACAGGGACAGATTGAAGGTCTCTGAGTTagcaaaaacaaaatcttaaaactggatttttttttctttcttttttttaagacagagtctcgctctgtcacccaggctggagtacagtagcgtgatctcggctcactgcatcctctgtctcctgggttcaagcgattctcctgcctcagtctcctgagtagctgggattacaggcacctgccaccatgcctggctgatttttgtatttttagtagagactgagtttcaccatgttggccaggctggtctcaaactcctgacctcaggcgatccgcccaccttggcctcccaaagtgctgggattataggcgtgagccactgcgcctggccaaaactggATATTTTAAGGCGTGTAGTAACGTGTTACAGCTCCTCCTATTCCAcaatatgtgctttttttttttccctttaagaaGCCTACAACAGGAAAAGGACAACAACATTGGGATGTTAATTAACAGTTAAGAGAGCCtgggaataaaagaaaatcatccCCCAAATAGTCTGTGTTCTTTGGTATATTGTTTTCCTAGGGCcagcttttaattatttaatttattcaaattaGAGGAGTTATCTATCAAGAGGTTTTTCCTAACATTTACTTTTCAGTGTACTTGGCAGGATGGTTTTTCTGCAGCAGAAAGACATTGTCTAATTTTTCAATATCATAAAGAAGGCTGGAGTGACCATCCTTATACAGTAATACAACTGAGTATTGTATTAAAGGATGGTGTGGTGAAAAGTCCTAGTTGTCACTGTCTGCATTGGTCCATTCACATTACTTGCCTGGGCCTGAGTTTTGTATAAAATGGGAATGCCCTCCTTGTCTACACAGTTTTGTGAGAATCAGATATTAAGTAACTGATGTGAAAGAGCTTTGAGATTGTTTGTAAAGGGCTTATCTCAATGTAAGCCTTTGGAACACCAGTTCATGTGGAACGAATATTTAGTATCTTATTCTACTGTGTGCCGGGTTACTTCCATGTTCCCGAATTCAGTGTAATCCTTAACAACCTGCTTTTCTCTGTTAGATTCCAGATGAGATGATCCAGTGTGTAGTCTGTGAAGACTGGTTCCATGGAAGGGTAAGGAAAATGTTCTACGTTTTGAAACCATTgtcatcacaaaaagataaaggttatattttacattataattactcttctaaaaataaattctagtgaTATGATCAGTGTATTATTAcggtatttatttataaaataatgggCATTTTGGACAGTTTGGCAATCACAAGAAAATTTTTGGTGTTCTATATTCACAGCATCTTGGTGCCATTCCCCCTGAGAGTGGGGATTTTCAGGAGATGGTATGCCAGGCCTGCATGAAACGTTGTTCTTTTTTGTGGGCTTATGCTGCACAATTGGCAGGTGGGTATCTTTGTGAAGTTAGTGTGCCACAAACTTGTGCTTGTGAAATTTGTGTGTTCAATTCAGAATTTTTAGCAACTATTTTTAACTCTGTGGTTATAAAATAGTATATgttctggccaggcacgatggctcatgcctctaaatTACCAggacgttgggaggccaagacaggtggatcacctgaggtcaggagttcgagaccagcctggccaatatggtgaaaccctgtctctattaaaaatgcaaaaattaaccgggcatcatggcacgtgcctgtaatcccagccactcaggaggctgaggcagaagaatcgctcgaacccaggaggcaggggttgcagtgagctgagatcacgccactgcattccagcctgggcaacagaacgagactccatctcaaaaaaaaaaaaaccaaaaaatagtgTGTGTTCTTTCTCCACAAGGTGCATAGATTGGTTAGGATACTACCAAAAACAAATTTATACTTAAATGATATGATGCAGAATATTGATGAGACCAGAGTTAGAGAAAATGGAGGAGGCAGTTTTCGAATGggattttgaaagataaatagaACCAAAATAAGTTGTTAATTATAACACATGGTATCGGTTGGCGAGGGGGTGGTGTCTTAGTCTGTCTGGGGTGCTAGAACAAAATACcttaggctgggtaatttataaataatagacggatatttctcacagttctggaggctgggaagtccaaaattcAGGTGCCTGCAGAGTCAGTGGTTTGGTTGAGGGCCCATTCCTCATAGATGGAGCCTTTTATGTGTCAGTACCTGTTAAAAGGGGCAAACAAGCTCACTTGAGCCTGTTTTATAAGTccgagccctcatgaatgggattagtgcccttataaaagtggactgcaggcacacgctaccacgccctgctaattttgtattttctgtagagatagtgtttctccgtgttgcccaggctgatcttgaactcctgagctcaagtgatccactcatcttggcttcccagagtgctgggattacaggcgtgagccaccatgcccagcctatctgGTGCTTTTATTATACACTAAGAAATTAAATCAAAACAACTAATTAATGAATGGTCCTGAGGCATTAAATATCTTATTGGTAATGCTTTATgtgtttcttaatttatttttaaggtggCAGTTAAACTCGTAGTATCTGCTGCTTTGGCTTCATAATTTTTTGCCCTTCTCATCTTTAGAGACCAGTTCACCATACAAACCATGAGCAGCATAGCTGTACCTCCAGTCtcatgtttttctgtctttttttttttttgagacagcgtctggctgtgttatccaggctggggtgcaggggtggtatctcggctcactgcaacctcgcctcctgggttcaagcgattcttgtgatgcggcttccagagtagctgggactacaggcacatgccaccacagctggcaaatttttgttgtattttcagtggagacaaggctttgctgtgttggccaggctggtctcaaactcctgatgtcaagtgatccacccatctcggtttccaaagtgctgggattataggcgtgagccaccacacctggccagtttgcCTCAGAGTTCTTAAGTGCTGCTCCCTTTCTGTTCATACCCTTTCCAGTGATCTCTCTCACTGTCCACAGATGCTGAACCTATCTATGTATAGTTCTTACtcgttgggtttttttttttaagacggagtcttgctctgttgcccagactggagtgcagtggcatagtctcggctcaccgtaacctgtgcctcctgggttcaggcaattctcctgcctcagcctcccaagtagctgggattacaggcatgcaccagcatgcgtagctaattcttctgtttttagtagagaaggagtttcaccatgttggccaggctggtcttgaactcctgacctcaggtgatccacctgtcttggcctcccaaagtgctgggattacaggtgtgagccaccacacccagcttaattgggtttttaaaattgatCTCCTGCCTCTCCCTTCATTTCCTCTCCCGTCAGCAGATGGCTTCATCTCCTATTACACTGAAATGCTGGCATCCAATGTGAGCTCCCCTGTCGTTTCTCTTCTTTGTCTCAGAGTATATCTGCTGCTACACCCAtcgtttttttatttcttcctcccataaagaaaagctgtttttaaaaaattacccttCTGTCTGTGTTTACAGTTCAATCTCTTCCTCCTACTTCTTGTATTATTCTGTCTCTAACAAGTACAGtacattattttctcctttatgtgTAAAGTGCTTAAGCAGTgattgatattttcaaataaattgttCAATTATTTGAATTCTTTGGGTTAGACAGACATAAGCTAAAGAAGcatcagtattttctttctcagtattTCAGAGACTATGGACTAATCTCTTTTTCcagattctgaaatattttaaaatcagaaaaagtgattttaggtcagaagtggtggctcatgcctgtaatcccagcactttgggaggccgaggcgggcggatcacctgaggtcaggagtttgagaccagcctgaccaattagccgggcgcggtggcgggcgcctgtagtcccagctactagggaggctgaggcaggagaatggcgtgaacccaggaggcggagcttgcagtgagccgagatcatgccactgcactccagcctggtggacagagtgagactctgtctcaaaaaaaataaaaaataaaaaataaaaaatagccaggcatggtggcgcatgcctgtaatcccagctactcagggggctgaggcaggagaattgcctgaacccgggaggtggaggttgcagtgagccaagattgtgccattgcactccagcctgggcaacaagagcgaaactccatctggaaaaaaaaaaaaaggcaaaagctaTTGTATGcctgacgtggtggctcacacctgtaatcccagcactttgcgaggttgaggcaggcagatcacttgatatcaggggttcgagaccagcctggccaacatggcgaaaccctgtctctactaaaaatacaaaaaattagccagtcatagtggcgcgcacctgtagtcccagctactcgggtgtctgaggcatgaggattacttgaacctgggagacaggttgcagtgagtcaagaccatgccactgcactctagcgtgggtgacagagtgagaatctgtctgtaaaaaaataatagtaatagaatAAGTGATTTTATTGTCTGTTGGGATTTTATTGTCTGTTAGGTCAgtggatatgtgtgtatgtgtttttctttttttttctttgaacccacagtaaccaaaatatcCACTGAGGATGATGGATTGGTGCGGAACATTGATGGAATAGGTGATCAGGAAGTTATTAAACCTGAAAATGGAGAGCATCAAGATAGTACCCTCAAAGAGGATGTTCCAGAACAGGGAAAGGATGATGTCCAGGAGGTTAAAGCAGAGCAGAACAGTGAACCATGTGCTAGCTCTAGTTCTGAATCTGATCTCCAGGTAATATGTGACGTACAAGCCATCAAGAAATAAGactgggccaggggcagtggctcgtgcccataatcccagcactttgggaggccaaggcaggcagatcacctgaggtcacgggtttgagaccagccttggcaacgtggttaaatgtcatctctactaaaattacaaaaactagctgggcatggtggcacgtgcctgtaatcccagctactcaggaggctgaggcaggagaattgcttgaacccaggaggcggaggttacagtgatccgagatcatgccactgtactccagcctgggcgacagaacgagattctgtctcaacaaaaacgAAAGAAAACTGAAGCGGAATTAATTCTGTAAACTTATGGCTTTGGATTTCAATTTTATCCTTTGCCTAAAGAAATCTCTTTACAAAATCTAAACTATGAAAACTGTGGTAGTTTAAAAAACATGCTtcaaaacttaattttatttcagaCAGTGTTTAAGAACGAAAGCCTCAACGCAGAATCAAAATCTGGCTGCAAACTTCAGGAGCTTAAAGCTAAGCAGTTTATAAAGAAAGACACTGCCACCTATTGGCCCCTGAACTGGCGTAGCAAGTTGTGTACCTGCCAAGACTGTATGGTAAAGTATCTGATTAATTTCAGTGTTAGCATATTTTGTGTACTGTCCCCCAAAATAAGGACACCTGggaaaacaattcaatttttgtaccagaggaagaaagaaaaataaaaagaacacctGAACAGTATATTTATGGAATTAATGTTTAGGAGACCCTCAAAATTTTTACATTAAGCAAATTTATGCTATAGTACTTACAGTTGGAATGTttgtggaagaaatggataattatgcagtattttaaatttacttattttaattttagtttacttATCTTTAGACAAATAGCAGTTCTTTGTTACATCAAAAAGTTGCTTGGAAACACTGGTTGAAAGTTACAGTAAATTGGCCAGGTGTAATGggtcacgcatgtaatcccagcactttgggaggccaagttgggtggatcacctgacgtcaggagttcgagaccagcctgaccaacatagtgaaatcctgtctgtactaaaaatacaaaattggctgggcgtggtggcacatgcctgtaatcccagctccttgggaggccaaggcaggagaatcgcttgaacccgaaaggcggaggttgcaaggagccgggatcatgccattacactccagcctgggcaagaagagtgaaactccgtctcaaaaaaagaaaaagaaagaaagaaagttacagtaaatcagtgatttttaaatttttttaatttttttaattttttatttttatttttttttttggttgagacggagtcttgctctgtcgcccgagctggagtgcagtggccggatctcagttcactgcaagctccgcctcccgggtttacgccattctcctgcctcagcctcccgagtagctgggactacaggcgcccaccacctcgcccggctagtttttttttgtattttttagtagagacggggtttcaccgtgttagccaggatggtctcgatctcctgacttcgtgatccgcctgtctcagcctcccaaagtgctgggattacaggctcgagccaccgcgcccggctatcagtgatttttaaataaagatctCATCGAGTATATGACATCTGGGAAATTGGGAGAATTCTGACAGAAATCTgggcaaaaagaataaatccttCTAGCAATCTGTGTTGAGGTTCCAGTTTTTCTAggtcttaatatttaaaaaattacatttttagtgATTCTGATGAAATTGACTTTCTGAGAATGATAAACAATTCTAATGGggaaactgtttcttttttttttttttttctaaagaaaatgtatGGAGATCTAGATGTCTTGTTCCTGACAGATGAATACGACACAGTTCTGGCTTATGAAAACAAAGGCAAGATTGCCCAGGCCACTGACAGGAGCGATCCCCTAATGGATACCCTTAGCAGCATGAATAGAGTCCAGCAAGTGGAACTCATTTGTGgtaaatactgtgtgtgtgtgtgtgtgtgaaaattcagtttctttcacTATGTAAAAAACTATAACGGGGGCAATAAAcacctatatttttaatttaatacaaagaattaaaattgtGAATTGTAGATCATTGCTTGATTTTCATATTGGTGGGTATTCAGCTGCTGTTACCATTGAAGCAGAGTTACATGCTAGAATAATTACATGCTTGAGAAACCACAACATAACGCTATTTCTGATTAAGTGTAGATGGATGAATAAAATTTTTCCATCCATTGAAACAATTTTTTGGATATTATGTGTCATCTTTTTGAGCAAGGCATGTCACCATTTTGACAGTTCTTGAGGTTGCTTCGGTGGTTCACAGAAAACCACTAGAGGAGAAAATACCCCCAAACCCTTGATTGAAGGCTTTTACATCCCCCCACCACTACCTAGGGGCAGCATGCCAAACTTATTTCAGTGATTTCTATCCCAGCCATTTCCACTTGGATGCCACCACTTTTATGTGTCTTTTATGGCATCagtaatttctgtcttttattatttatttatttattttgagacagggtcttgctcttaggctggagttcaatggtgcattcttggctcactgcaacctctgccgcccgggctcaagtgattctcctgcctcagtctctgaagtagctgtgactacaggcgcatgccactgtgccccgctaattttttttttttttttgagatggagtctcactgtcgcccaggctggagtgcagtggcacgatctcggctcactgcaacctctgccttccgggttcaagtgattctactgcctcagcctcccaagtagctgggattacaggcacccactaccatgcctggctaatttactttgtatttttagtaaatacgaggtttcaccatgttggcccagctggtttcgacctcctgacctcaggtgatctacccgctttggcctcccaaagtgctgggattacaggcgtgagccatcatgcccggtccccactaatttttgtatttttagtagagtcagggttttaccatgtcacccaggctggtctcgaactcccgagctgaggtgatccgcctgccttggcctcccaaaatgctaggattacaggttcaagccactgcaccttgtcttttatttataactgttaatttctttttgcctttattaAACACTTTTCAAGGATAGAAAAAAGATTTTTGCACCTAAAAGATTTTTGTAGCCCTCAAGGTACCTTGTACATAATGTAAACTGAGTCAGTTTGtttgggctgggcgcgatgggtcacgcctgtaatcccagcactttgggaggccaaggcaggtggatcacccgaggtcaggagttcgagaccagcctggctgacatggtgaaaccccgtctctactaaaaatacaaaaaagtaggcaggcatggtggtgcgtgcctgtagtcccagctactcgggaggcagagacatgagaatcacttcaacctgggaggcagagattgcagtgagccgagatcgtgccactgcattccagcctgggtgacagagtgagactccatctcataaaataaaataaaataaaataaatattcaacaaGTCCAAGGTTATTTCAGCTACCAGAATTCCAGAGAAACAGGAAgcccttttaaaaattcttaatctTTATGGGATTAGAATATCTCTGCTtgttgtcctttttaaaaatttttgcgccaggcacggtggctcaagcctgtaatcccagcactttgggaggccgagacgggcggatcacgaggtcaggagatcgagaccatcctggctaacccagtgaaaccccgtctctactaaaaaatacaaaaaactagccgggcgaggtggcgggcgcctgtagtcccagctactcgggaggctgaggcaggagaatggtgtaaaccggggaggcggagcttgcagtgagctgagatctggccactgtactccagcctgggcggcagagcgagactccgtctcaaaaaaaaaaaaaagaaaaaaaaaaaaaaaaatttttgctttttattttattttatttattattattttttttttgaggcggagtctcgctctgtcgccgggactggagtgcagtggccagatctcagctcactgcaagctccgcctcccaggtttacgccattctcctgcctcagcctcccgagtagctgggactacaggtgcccgccacctcgcccggctagtttttgtatttttagtagagacggggtttcaccagtgttagccaggatggtctcgatctcctgacctcgtgatccgcccgtcttggcctcccaaagtgctgggattacaggcttgagccaccgtgcccggcctattttatttttatttattttattttttatttttttttttttgagacagagtctcgctctatcacctaggctgtagtgcagtggcgtgatctcagctcactgtaaactctgcctcccgggttcacgccattcttctgcctcagcctcctgagtagctgggactacaggtgcccgccaccgtggttggctcattttttgtatttttattagagacaaggtttcaccgtgttagccaggatggtttcgatctcctgacctcgtgatccgcccgccttggccttccaaagttctgggattacaggtgtgagccaccacacctggcagctttttttttttttttttttttttgagatggagtctggctctgtcgcccaggctggagtgcagtggccggatctcagctcactgcaagctccgcctcctgggcccatgccattctcctgcctcagcctcccgagtaactgggactacaggcgcctgccacctcgcccggctagttttttgtatttttttttagtagagacggggtttcaccgcgttagccaggatggtctcgatctcctgacctcgtgatccgcccgtctcggcctcccaaagtgctgggattacaggcttgagccaccgcgcccagctagtttttcattttttaatgaaaaagggTCTCAGATATCAACATGGAGGAAGTGCAGATAATTTGGGAACGAGTTTCTATGCAGCTTTCActtaagaaaatttttatttaaactacATTATTAAGAGTCAGGTGTCAATGGCaaagtatattttgtttttgaaagcaaATGGTTTATCTACATGTAAATacttttgtgattttgatttagaATACAATGATTTGAAGACTGAACTTAAAGACTATCTCAAGAGATTTGCTGATGAAGGCACGGTATGTTGAGTTAAAGAATTCTAATCATAGCCCTGTAAGTTTTGAATGAAGTGTTTATTTCCTTTGATGATTAAAAATGACTGCGACTGGTGGGGcgcggcagatcacaaggtcaggagttcaagaccagcctggccaatatggtgaaaccccatttctactaaaaatacaaaaattagccaggtgtggtgacaggcgacTGTAGtaccaggtactcgggaggctgaggcaggagactcgcttgaacccatgaggcggaggttgtagtgagccgagatcgcgccactgcactccagcctgggtgacagagcaagaccccatctcaaaaaaaaagaaaaaatgactgcGACTTAAATGGGTACTTGAGAGTTGAATTCAGGGACTATTTTGAGCAAATTGGCAGGCTAAGGGAAATGAGTAAGAGGTAGTGAAACACCAGAGTTACACTGGGAGTCCTCACCAACCCCAGCTGGGCGGGGAGGCATGATGGGAGGACGCAGTCCCGCGGCCTCTGAGAGAGTACTTGTAGCTTAGCAGAAGATCATTGGAAGGAATCTGCAGTACCGATTCTGCTGATCCTGACCTTGAAGCATGGATCTTTGGGACAGGGAGGGGAAAATGACTGGGCAGGAAAAATTAACACCAGACCCATTTTCTGGAATTCTAAGTTCCATAGTTTAGAATagaaactgggcatggtggccaggtgtggtggctcactccttaatccca encodes:
- the UBR7 gene encoding putative E3 ubiquitin-protein ligase UBR7 isoform X1, which produces MAGAEGSAGRQSELEPVVSLVDVLEEDEELENEACAVLGGSDSEKCSYSQGSVKRQALYACSTCTPEGEEPAGICLACSYECHGSHKLFELYTKRNFRCDCGNSKFKTLECKLLPDKAKVNSGNKYNDNFFGLYCICKRPYPDPEDEIPDEMIQCVVCEDWFHGRHLGAIPPESGDFQEMVCQACMKRCSFLWAYAAQLAVTKISTEDDGLVRNIDGIGDQEVIKPENGEHQDSTLKEDVPEQGKDDVQEVKAEQNSEPCASSSSESDLQTVFKNESLNAESKSGCKLQELKAKQFIKKDTATYWPLNWRSKLCTCQDCMKMYGDLDVLFLTDEYDTVLAYENKGKIAQATDRSDPLMDTLSSMNRVQQVELICEYNDLKTELKDYLKRFADEGTVVKREDIQQFFEEFQSKKRRRVDGMQYYCS
- the UBR7 gene encoding putative E3 ubiquitin-protein ligase UBR7 isoform X2, translated to MRRVLSWAAATPRSAPTRRNFRCDCGNSKFKTLECKLLPDKAKVNSGNKYNDNFFGLYCICKRPYPDPEDEIPDEMIQCVVCEDWFHGRHLGAIPPESGDFQEMVCQACMKRCSFLWAYAAQLAVTKISTEDDGLVRNIDGIGDQEVIKPENGEHQDSTLKEDVPEQGKDDVQEVKAEQNSEPCASSSSESDLQTVFKNESLNAESKSGCKLQELKAKQFIKKDTATYWPLNWRSKLCTCQDCMKMYGDLDVLFLTDEYDTVLAYENKGKIAQATDRSDPLMDTLSSMNRVQQVELICEYNDLKTELKDYLKRFADEGTVVKREDIQQFFEEFQSKKRRRVDGMQYYCS